GAGACGCAAAGACGAAAAGATGAATATCTTTCTCTCTTTCTTGGCGTCTCAGCGTTTCTGCGCTTAATAGTTAATAAATATGCTGCCGATCACCGAACAAGAGAACTCAAAAACTGCCGCCATCGACTCAGTGTCGACGCTTGAGGCCGTGCGTCTGATCAATGATGAGGACAAGCTAGTGGCGTTGGCAGTCGAAAGGGTTTTGCCGGAGATCGCAAAAACGGTCGATGCGGTTGTCGAACGTCTGCAAAACGGCGGGCGGCTGTTTTATGTCGGAACAGGAACAAGCGGGCGGCTCGGCGTGCTGGACGCGTCCGAGATACCGCCAACATTTGGCGTCTCGTACGATCTGGTCCAGGGCGTGATCGCCGGCGGCTACGACGCCCTCTACAAAGCCGCTGAATCAAGCGAAGACAACCGCGAAGCCGGAGGCGAAGACCTAAAAACACGAGGACTGATGACCAAAGACGCCGTTATCGGCCTTGCCGCCTCAGGCCGCAC
The sequence above is a segment of the Acidobacteriota bacterium genome. Coding sequences within it:
- the murQ gene encoding N-acetylmuramic acid 6-phosphate etherase, with protein sequence MLPITEQENSKTAAIDSVSTLEAVRLINDEDKLVALAVERVLPEIAKTVDAVVERLQNGGRLFYVGTGTSGRLGVLDASEIPPTFGVSYDLVQGVIAGGYDALYKAAESSEDNREAGGEDLKTRGLMTKDAVIGLAASGRTPYTIGALEFARSLGCFTACVTCVPDSAITRSVDVAIVPIVGPEAITGSTRMKSGTAQKMVLNMISTVAMIKLGYVRGNRMTNVRAGNEKLKDRAVRILMTETGIEDRDEAEALLIESQFSISQAIAHRKDGDL